A genomic region of Conger conger chromosome 6, fConCon1.1, whole genome shotgun sequence contains the following coding sequences:
- the LOC133131664 gene encoding M-phase inducer phosphatase 1-like produces MPMNKMNENIKFGSFPVSQGALNLHQEEQVEEFLLQTPILPSSPEKRVLLVFHCKFSSERGPRMCRFVRERDRVLNEYPNLHYPELYVLKGGYKEFFPLFQRTTRTLRRTCASSVSRAAPGPANAARETSTAA; encoded by the exons atgccaatgaataaaatgaatgaaaatataaaatttggCTCCTTTCCTGTGTCCCAGGGGGCCCTGAACCTGCACcaggaggagcaggtggaggagtTTCTGCTGCAGACGCCCATCCTGCCCTCCTCCCCGGAGAAGCGGGTTCTCCTGGTGTTCCACTGCAAGTTCTCCTCGGAGCGGGGGCCGAGGATGTGCCGCTTCGTGCGTGAGCGCGACCGCGTGCTGAACGAGTACCCCAACCTGCACTACCCCGAGCTCTACGTCCTCAAGGGCGGCTACAAGGAGTTCTTCCCCCTCTTCCAG AGGACCACAAGGACTTTAAGGAGGACCTGTGCAAGTTCCGTCTCAAGAGCCGCACCTGGGCCGGCGAACGCAGCAAGAGAGACCTCTACAGCCGCCTGA